The genomic segment tatttttaatacatatttttatcaGTTTCATATGACCAAATGTTCCTAATGAAATATCTGCCTTTTTCTcattactttttataatttttcctttCCAAATCTCGTAATTGTgatcatattttattaattatagtttttataccCTTAAAATCACTCAAGGAGAATTCAAAAGATGGCCACCTTTTGCATTATTTAACAACAAAGGATACCACTGTGGAACTTCTGAAGATTTTGAGGGCTATAGATTTCTAAAGTATAAGGGGCAAGTGAAACATTGCAAAATCATTCACGCACGTAGATCCAAGCGACTGTTCAAGGCATATTTTCCCTtgaatttatcaaattcaaGTTTTGGATTTAGctagcttttgtttttaaatatgtttattttaaaaaatattaaattgatatttttttattattttaacatattaataccaaaaataaaaatatattaattaaaataatttattttaatatatttttcaagaaaaaaaacccttgaaaaGCACTTGTGCTATACTACTaagataatatttgtttttacagtgatactgtatttttaaaataaatatatttttttaattttaaattaattttttaatttttttttattattttaatattaaattttaatatatttttaaataaaattcactttaaaaaataactattaactctaaacacaaaaaaaaaaaaaaaacacttccacGAATCAAGGTGATGGAATGGAAAAGCCAGCTATAGCATTTGCTGTGTTAGGCATTTAATTgcctgaaaatttatattttaattgttcatattctaaatttattttttaaaaattatcggttcgagtctcacaaacctcaaagtcactagaggtttacatgatcgttatCTTCAGAAcccgtaaaattaattaagatacaaGCAAACTATCcaaacacccacattaataataaaaaaaaattaccaaacacacaagaaaacactTCCACGAATCAAAGTGATGGAGAAGGAAAGCCAGCTATAGCATTTGCTGGGTTAGGCATTCAATTGGCTGAAAATTTGTGCTGTCTCATCACattgatacaaaaataaataaataaaaatagtatgcatgaccaaaaaatattgattaagaTGAGACCAAATGCATACAAGACAAGAGATCATCATAAACATCTGCAAAATtgtctttatgttttttcttgttttcttcaaCCGAGTAATCATCAAATAAGAGACATTACAAAGGACAAATCATGAAGAagctaatctctctctctctctctctctctctctctctctctctctctctctctctctctctctctctctctctatatatatatatatatatatatatatatatatattcactatgatagttttttttaatatgtttttttttcttttttttttactcaaaattgacttcttcttcttctttttttttaatttttttttaaattatctttgttaatttttttaaacattgagctgattaaaaatttaactatgtagttttttctttaaaatattgtggattgctataatattctcatacattgtttttttatgatttattttttcttttttttttaaatggtctttgtagattttattttttttatattaagttgattgaaaatttagctttgtagtttttttttaaaaaaacaatatgaattgCTGCAGTGTTTCCTctatatagtttttgttttgctgcaaTGTTttccccatatatttttttaaattatctttatcgaatttattttttcaatattgagttggctGATAATCTATCTTtagctttccccacatgtttttttatttttttttgtttttatttttttctaaaattgtcattttttacatattttttttgttttgtttttttcagaattatttttgttgattttattttttttacttttgagccagttgaaattttagttttttagtttttttctttaaaacactatagttttccccacgtgttttttttgttcgcttttgtttcctttttttacatgttttttttttcatttttttaacccaaaattgacttttttttaaaatagtttttgtcggttttttttatatattgagctggttgagaactTAGCTTTgtaacttttttcaaaaaaaaccaccatggatgtttacagtgttttccttacatggtttttgtttggctGCAGTGTTTCCTccgcatgttttttttcaaaattatctttgtcgaatttattttttcaatattgagtttgttgagaatttagctttaactttagctttccccacatttttttttgttttttttaaattttttccaaaattatctttcttctttatattatcttttttttcataattatttttgttgattttatttttttactattgagctgatcgagaatttatttttttaatttttttctttaacacactagattgctacagtatttctctacatggttttttattaaatattttttttttagaattatctttgtcgattttatttttttcatattaagatgattgagaatttagttttatagttatttaaaacactgtagattgctacaatgttttctcatatgatttttgccttgctacagtgttttcccacatgtttttttaatcgatgtttttttccaaatttatttttgtcaaatttatttttttcatattaagccGGTTGacaatttagcttttttttccttaaaatatcgttgattgctacagtgttttcccatatgatttttttatgtttttttttaaattatctttgtcgtttttattgcttttaatattgagctgattaaaaattacaactatagattttctcatgaaacactatagattggtATAGTGTTTCTCTGcatgttttttcttccttttattttttttatctttgtcaaaattatctttgttgattttttttttaatattgagctgattgagaattataattgtatattttctcataaaacactatagattgctacaatattttcttaaatgattttaatattgagctagttgaaaatttagctttaactttcctcatatgttttttttttcatttttttattatttgttttttttcttccaaaattgtcatctttttttttgtttttttataattgtttttatcgattttgtttttttaatattgagctggttaaaaatatagctttatagttttttttaaaaaaatattatggatggtaacagtttttttttatatgatttttttcacaaattaaCGATAATATACAAGCATGCCACAATCTCCTGGCAGAGCATGTCatctagtgtgtgtgtgtatatatatatatatatatatttcaatttgaaACTTACCATTACCTCATAAGCTTGTGCTTGTACTTTTGCCTGGCTCTGAACTACTATAAAATTATACTAACTTGCAAGATTAATGTATAGGCACAACgcattttttacataaaaatataaacactaAGTCAACacaatccaaaataaatatacCAGGTCAatgattctaataaaaaaacaaggtcAATATTCATGccttctaaaaatataattactaaGTCGGCAATCATGCATAATTTatgtaaagaataaaataaaaaatataattattaaatccagCTCGCTGAGTTGATATAATAAATTTGTGATTTAAAATCAGTTTAaactgaattttaaattaaattttaaaaaatattaacatgattaaaatctattaatttaATCAGATGTGGTTAatcttttattatatgttttttggtaaacagtaataaataataataataaaaatatcggACTCAGGGAGGGGGGCGTCCAGCTCTCAAGCATAGCTGGTGGCAGGATAATGCATATCGATGAACTGAAGGAGAAAAGGTTTCTTCCTTTTGTCCTCAATCCTTCCTTTATacctttgaatttgtttttgtttttttgtaattttttaagttaaggATTAGGATCTAAATTTTGCAACGGAtaagagagagggggagaagATGCAAGGCTGCCGTGGTTTTGTAATTTGTGCGTGGTTaagttctatatatatatatattaggttaATCCCGTCAAACTTtagattcgtgtcatgaaagtttgataattaaataaaaaaaaaatttgatgagttaacccatAATTAATTGGATTAACTTGTCAAGTTCAAGATAcgtatcatgaaagtctgataattaaatagaaagaaatttaacattaacaaactaatctaaatgaaaaaaattaattaaaatgaaaaaaaaagcaaaaaaaataaaattccggGACTCGTAAAACCagattaacatgtcaaactcgagatccgtatcatgaaagtctgacaactaaataaatttttttttaccattaacaaactaagttaaacaaaaaaattcattaaaagaaaaaaacacaaagaaaaaggtaaaaaaaaaacccataaagacataaaaaacaaaaaaaaattataatataattatataattgtaattataattataaatataataataataattattattatatataagtataattaaaaggctataataataataataataataattatatataataagtaTAATTAAAAGGGCGTGGGgaagctacagtgttttccccacgccttttagttattgttaacgCGCCGgtgaattaggttttttttaaggttaaatttAGTTCAGTTTTCTCGATTAAAGATGCAAGCTGAGTAAATCAAAtagaattgaatttgtttttaaatttttaaattagtttattttttatttttttatttgagtttctcaattaattttctttttagttttctttggatttttaggcatttagttttttttccttttcctttctagCCAAACCAAGTTTCATGCCTAAATATAAAAGGCAcaacattatttaaaagaggtgtttgtttttttaaataatttttatttataaataacttaaaataatatattttttaaaaatttaattttgatattagtaaatcaaaacaatttaaaaatataaaaaattaatttttaataaaaaaattcaatttttttataaattgcaCCTAAAAGGCaaacaaaaattagaaggaaaaagTACATTTTGGTACTTTTAATTTTGACAGGATCAAATGAGGTGCTTCTTGCTTGATGACGCTGTAAGTAACTGATACGCCTCTCACTGGGGTGGTTTTCTCCTTCCTTTCTCCTTCTCCGAAAAAACAATCCCCAAATTAATTTCCTTCAATTGGGGATTTATTTTTCCTCCACCACAATGAGTAAAAACGACGACGTTTCCTTCACTTCATCTTCTCTCAGAACCCCCCCTTTCCTTCACCACCAAACTAaaccctctctccctctcttctctcaacTCGCCAAAACCAAACTCACCTTCGCCAGCTTCCTCGACTCACTCCTAACCCGCCCGTCAACTCGGACTCCCAACTCACCCCCCATCTGCTCCGCCTCACTCTCCCTTTCTCACTCCTCCTGCTCAGACCCCAAACCCCTGCCGATCCTTGGCTCCGCGTCGCTGAGTCAGTCCCAACTCGGTGAGTCGAATCAGCTCGACTCGGTGGTTTCCGCCCAGCAGAAGAGCGGTGGGGCGAGTGGGGTTCATGGGTCGGTTCGGAACGATGAGGAGAGGGTGTTGATCAGTGAAGTGCTGGTGAAGAATAAAGATGGGGATGAACTGGAGAGGAAGGATTTAGAAGGTGAGGCTTTAGCGGCGTTAAAAGCTTGCCGTGCTAACTCGGCTCTTACCGTTCGTGAAGTTCAAGAGGATGTGCATAGGATTATCAGTAGTGGATACTTTTCCTCCTGTATGCCTATTGCTGTTGACACTCGTGATGGGATTCAGTTGGTTTTTCAGGTATGTGGGACCCACCATACTTCGCCTTGCTGCGCGAAAGCTGGCCTGAGAATACCCTGTGTTATAGTGTTGTTTGGTTATAATTGGGATGTTATTGTGCTTATAGAAAGTATAAGTCTTTGAGTATTGTGGTTTGCATTGGTGCATTGCTTCAGGGTGAGGATATTTGATTGAGAGCAGACATGTCAGTGGTTTTATTCAAGTGTTGTTTTTGTAGGCATCGCAGTGTTATGGGTTGAATTAATGACTAATGTTGCTTTCTTGTGGCATAAGGTAGAACCGAACCAGGAGTTTCATGGTCTAGTATGTGAAGGAGCTAGTGTTCTTCCGACAAAGTTTATACAGGATGCTTTTCGTGGCGGTTATGGTAGGTGGTATTTGGCATTGCAAATATAGAGATTTAATAATGTATGATGTCTGTAGAGCTGCCCCTTTTTATCTCTTCCCCACCCCCATCTCGTTCtttcataattttgaaaattgtttGGCCCTTATATTGTTTGCACGTTTTTCATAAATGTATAATGTCTCAATCTAAGCGGATGCTAGGTATAGACCGTCTTTTTTTAGTTATGGTTTGAATGTACAGTAATTGTTTGGTATCTATCCATGCTTATGGTTATGAGTGTTGTCATGCTTCATGTGAACTGTTATAATAGGATActttcattgattttatttttggcgTCAAGCTGTGCAGGAAAAGTGGTAAATATTAAGCATTTGGATGAAGTCATAAATTCCATCAATGGCTGGTACATGGAGCGTGGCCTTTTTGGCATGGTTTGTGCATCATCTTTCATGATATTATTTTCATGTCACATTTTGGCTAATGTAGGATTGGACTGTTAAGTTCTCCATGGTTTTACAACTTTAAATTAACTAACATCTTCATTTACATTATTATAGGTTTCAAATGCTGAGATTCTCTCTGGGGGTATTATAAGGTTACAAGTTGCAGAGGCAGAGGTGAACGACATTTCCATATGTTTTCTTGACCGAAAAACGTAAgagatttctttcaatttgtcGCACAATCTCATCTGCACTCCCACACACCCTGACATGGAGACAGAGAGACTCATGACTAGCATGTGTTTTATTGCTCTTCAGTGGTGAACCAACCAAAGGGAAGACAAAGCCTGAAACGATACTTAGGCAACTTACAACCAAAAAGGGACAGGTAATTCTGGAACAGCTTTTTTTGGGTACTCTCACACTATATGTCCTCAAGACCCCATGTATATATAGTGCTGATTTCTGGCTGAAAAGGGTGCTTCAGCATTTTTCTGCTTTGAGAGTCTCTTTTAGTTTCCGTATTTTCTAgcgtttgtttgttttttctgttctgTGGTCTATGAAAGATAAAGTcctcttttcataaaaaaagctCTTTAACTCTATTTCACCTGACTTCCtttttttcctacaaggatCATTACTCAAATTGCCATTTGTGGAAATTAAACGTGAGCTAGTGCTTAACATATTCACTGacaaatgtttttctatttgaaatgGCTCCTTTGTAGGTCTACAGTATGCTTCAAGGGAAAAGAGATGTGGATACTGTGTTAACTATGGGAATCATGGAAGATGTTAGCTTTATTCCCCAACCTGCTGGAGGtgaaaaaagatgttttttcattttaaatagtctaataaaatatcatacttAGAGAAATGCTAACTGAAATATACATCTATGAACATACATGTGCCCGCACTCCGCACATGCACATTGCATACTGTGGATTGTTGCGGTAACATTGAAATCATTCTTAGAGAATCATGGGTAGAATCTGCTTGAGAGTACAATTGAATAAATCTGGTTTTGTGTGACTTGATTTCAGTTGGTGTGTCAAGCAAAACATAGAAGATTTGATGTTCTGTAGATTATACCTTTTGACATGGTCTATACTTTTTGCTAGTGATTCAGTGTCTCTTCTGTGCTATACATATTTTCAGAATAATCATTTATGTTAAGCAAAATTGAATTGAGGTGCTAGTGGGCGCACATAAACCTCAGCTGTTCTATCATAATCAATGAATTTTGAAACTTTATTTGTGCTCTCTTTGTTTTAGATACTGGCAAAGTTGATTTGATAATGAATGTTGTTGAACGTCCAAATGGAGGTTTCTCCGCTGGCGGTGGGATATCAAGTGGGTGAGTGGTATTAACTTAGAGGGCACTGATACCATGCTTTTCCACCTAATTTACATGTATATTATTGTATCTTTGGTGGATTGGAAACATCATATACTGATTAATTTGCAATTTCTAGGATCACAAGTGGCCCTCTATCAGGACTTATTGGAAGGTAAGTTTAAAGAATACAAGATGTGGTTGGTTTAGTTTTCTCTCAAATATGCTCGTTAATTCTTAATTATTGGCTGTCATTATGTGGAAACTTGCGAGGAAGGCTGTTTTACCTCACAATTGCTTTTATTTCTGTTGCAGCTTTGCATATTCCCATAGAAATGTTTTTGGACGAAACCGGAAACTTAATATTTCCCTTGAGCGAGGCCAAATTGATTCAATCTTTCGCGTAAACTACACAGACCCATGGATTGAAGGGGATGACAAACGGACTTCTAGAACAATTATGGTTCAggtaatttttattatgtagCTTCTAGTTACAATTACTTCTCGGTGATAATGTAAAAGTGCTCATTGTTGGGCGAACTGATTCTTACTGCACCAGAATTCAAGAACCCCTGGGAATCTTGTTCACAGTAACCAACCTGGCAATAGTAGCCTGACCATTGGCAGAGTTACAGCAGGTTTAGAATTTAGCAGACCACTCAGGCCAAAGTGGAGTGGAACAGGCGGACTTATTTTTCAGGTACTTGATTTTTGAAACTTGGTATTATTAATGAGTAAGTGAAATTCTGTACCTGGCTTTCCGTAGTTTTCCCTCAATAATAATGATGTTGTGAATGAATGTCTTCATATGTTCATAGATTAGTCAcctgtttattttatattttccatgCCCATAATTATTTGGATGCTTGTTCCATTATATAATGTTTTAACCAgtgattcaaaataatttaaggaATTTTGATATCTCTATGCTGCACCGGGGCTGTATGGGAACATATGCAATACCTATTCTGGTTCCTTACGATGATTTTGAAAGTTTTATTCCCTTTGATAGATAACCATTTGGCATAAGCTGTAATACCTACTTTCATTTATTGGTCTTGATATCTCAGCACGCTGGTGTTCGTGATGAAAATGGCAATCCTATTATTAAGGACCATTACAGCAGCCCGCTTACTGCAAGGTACACATCTTTGGTTTAAAACGTTACGATGTTTGGCTGCAATGGTTTATTGGTTATCAATTGTGAATATTGCCTGGTTTATTGGTTATCAATTGGGAATATTGCCTTGTGATTTACTGTTCTGTTTACATTTGTGTCATGCAGCGGCAAGACTCATGATGATATGTTGCTTGCCAAATTTGAAAGTGTATATACAGGTTCTGGTGATCATGGCTCTTCAATGGTTAGTCATCTATAACTAAGCAGGGATTCCTTATCCTGGCATTTTATTATGATATGCTTATTAAAcactgaaaagaaagaaaaaagaaggaaaagtttTCAGTTTTGGCTCTTACTGTTTTATGGATTAGCATTTTTGTCGGTGCAGTTTGTGTTTAACATGGAACAAGGACTACCTCTTTGGCCCGAGTGGCTGTTTTTCAACAGAGTCAATGCTCGTGCTAGAAAGGGTGCACAAATTGGTCCTGCTTTGTGTCTTCTGAGGTTTGgtgtttacttcttttttttttgtctgtgaGCAGGCCTGTAAAGTAAGCTTAAATGACCTTTCTTGGGGATAAAGGATGAAAGCTTCAGATGATAAACAATAGCATTTGTTGGAAAGCCTTAAAAGCTTTGTACAAAGTTGCTGGCTATTCAATCtggaaaattttatgtttttatatattagggaaaattacaaaattatttaaagcttTATAGTAAGTCAGTGCATACTATCCACAATGTTAAAGTCCACTATGCTTCTGTATCATAGGACATCGTTTTCTTGGATCCCTGACTGTATTCTTATTTACTTCAAAGATGATGCAAATTATAATCGGGTACTGCTGGCTGacttgcttcttttctttttatttccagTTTGTCTGGCGGTCATGTGGTGGGTACTTTTTCTCCTCATGAAGCATTTGCCATTGGTGGAACAAACAGTGTGAGAGGATATGAAGAAGGGGCTGTGAGCTCTGGTAGATCATATGTAATTGGCTCTGGTGAAATTTCTTTCCCTATGGTAGGTGATTGCGGGCAACTTTTCTGTTTTGGTCTCTGAACATGGTGCCACTGGCAGTTTTGTAAATGcgtttatttttaaacataatgaGGTCCACTTTGATGACTTCTGTGCATGCTTGACACCAAATGCCAACATAATCCAAATGTTAAGGGGAAGCTTACTAATTTGTCCTTTGCTTTTCCTTCTTTTGCAGTTGGGACCAGTGGAAGGAGTTATTTTTGCTGACTATGGAACAGATCTCGGATCTGGACCCACGGTGCCTGGTATGTTTTTTGTGATTTCTTGATCCGGTATTTAGAATGGTGGTTCTGTCTGTATAGATGATGTTTTTGTGTGAAAAAGGATGAGAAAATTGGCACGAAGTTATTTGATCTCTCCTTGCATTAAAAGTTGATAGCACTTGACGCGACAATCGCTCCTGGAGTGGGGTGTCCTGACATACAGGGCTGGCTTATGCCAAGCGTTAATGATTCTGAGGAGGACAGTCTTACCATTGTCCATTCATGTAGGGCAGGGTACCtcaacatgatttattttgagagAGTAACTTGCTGGCCAATGTATTAACCCTGATTGctgaattaattagttttgattCTTCAAATAGGCCGTGCATGAAAGGGTGACGATTATCTTGCTGGGGGCCAGGGGTTTACTACTTGAATGATTTTCACATTTCACCTTTAACTCTGCATTTTGTTGTTCTTTGCAGGAGATCCCGCTGGGGCAAGGCTGAAACCTGGAAGTGGATACGGGTATGGCTTTGGCATCCGAGTGGACTCAGCGTTGGGCCCTCTTCGTCTTGAATACGCATTTAATGACAAGAACTTGAAGAGATTTCATTTTGGAGTAGGTCACCGAAATTAGTGTTCTTAGCTTCATATCATATTTTGCAATCAATTCTATTGCTTACTTAAAGAGGCCCTGTTTCGGTTTCTTTCTAAATCGACCTATTATCGTATCATCACTGGCTTTGAAACCCAGTGGCATGCTGAGTTTGTATACCCGGTAGCTTTTTTCAGTGAAGCAAGCTCGAGCCCTAGCGATCCTAATTTACTTCGTTACCACGAAACAGAAGAGGACTACTTCTACTGTATGGTCGTCGTATGCACTATTGTTTTGTCTGTGCATTGATTATGGGTGGTCACCTTCAAATCAAATCGACAATGGGGTGTAGTTTACATTGAATAGGATCATCTCCTCATGCTTTCCTTTCACCGTCCATTGTCTTTTGCATTCAATGTTTTGTCTAGGCGTGTGGCTCTTGTCCAAACCACAAGGAAAACTTGCCATTTGTCATGGAAGGAAATCTTCGTTTGTCTGTGGTTGGGGCTGTTTGTGGCTTAGTAATTGTGTATTCAATGATCACAGTTTCCATTGATATTGTGTAGcccttattattaaaaaagaggAGGAATTATGTAAGGTTATacagattaaaaatattattcataaataaatatatttttatttttaaagataaaattgattgatataaaagattagaaaaatatagatgaattagaataatctttttagaaatttaaatacatacaaaataattaagaaacatGGTTATTTAAAAAgggctaaataaataaataaattagaaggggtgttaatttaaatataaattaaaaaattactttaaaaaaaacacattaaaaaagtatttattaaaaaaagaaaaatcatatatatatatagatgttaCTGTGTTTGACAAGTCAGGTTGACACGCTTGCTCATTTGGAAAGGCACGCTTGTTGGCTTATAAGAGCAATTAGAGCAAGCATGTGTGCgccaacttttatttttttaattgctaataGGGCGGATGACTCTTTACGTGTCCCAAGttctattcaaaaaaataaagttaaaatgacgttttatttgctttttccttgtATTTTAGCTATTATTGTGACCGAAAAGTCATagttgttagtttttttatgtaaaaatatattttttatctaaaacatctaaaaatctTGATAAACTCATAAATAACGAGTCCcaagttttattcaaaaaaataaagtcaaaataacgtgttatttgtttttccttgtattttAGCTATTATTGTGACCGAAAAATCAtagttgttggtttttttatgtagaaatctattttttatccaaaacaccTAGAAATCTTGATAAACCCataaataaccttaaaaaaccataaaaaatctgaaataaaaaacctttctaaccttaaatatgttttttagatgatttgaAGGTGAAAAAACATTTAAGTGGAACTCCCCTTACTAAATGAAATTCGTTGACATCAAGACCAATTATCTTAGTGGTCAAGATCAGCGTCAATGCTAATATTCTCTCTCTATCACTGGGGTCCGACAACTCTCTCCCTCCTCTCTTAATCTAGGAActtaaaaacaaggaaaataaaattttggactaaaattgattttgttttgaaattttagaacTTGGAGGgacataatatttataatttgaaaagtataagGACTATAATGAACATTTCATCTAAAGTCTAAAAAAACCACtcatttcctctatttttttttactttgacccCATATCTTTAAATATTACCCATTCCtaataaattaacctaaattgGCCTATAATTTAGTCATCTAAGggtgaaataaacaaaaaaaaaagggggataAGTCCacggtgttttgtgatgaaatccATAATACAATTTGCATAATAA from the Populus nigra chromosome 1, ddPopNigr1.1, whole genome shotgun sequence genome contains:
- the LOC133682036 gene encoding outer envelope protein 80, chloroplastic-like isoform X1, whose product is MSKNDDVSFTSSSLRTPPFLHHQTKPSLPLFSQLAKTKLTFASFLDSLLTRPSTRTPNSPPICSASLSLSHSSCSDPKPLPILGSASLSQSQLGESNQLDSVVSAQQKSGGASGVHGSVRNDEERVLISEVLVKNKDGDELERKDLEGEALAALKACRANSALTVREVQEDVHRIISSGYFSSCMPIAVDTRDGIQLVFQVEPNQEFHGLVCEGASVLPTKFIQDAFRGGYGKVVNIKHLDEVINSINGWYMERGLFGMVSNAEILSGGIIRLQVAEAEVNDISICFLDRKTGEPTKGKTKPETILRQLTTKKGQVYSMLQGKRDVDTVLTMGIMEDVSFIPQPAGDTGKVDLIMNVVERPNGGFSAGGGISSGITSGPLSGLIGSFAYSHRNVFGRNRKLNISLERGQIDSIFRVNYTDPWIEGDDKRTSRTIMVQNSRTPGNLVHSNQPGNSSLTIGRVTAGLEFSRPLRPKWSGTGGLIFQHAGVRDENGNPIIKDHYSSPLTASGKTHDDMLLAKFESVYTGSGDHGSSMFVFNMEQGLPLWPEWLFFNRVNARARKGAQIGPALCLLSLSGGHVVGTFSPHEAFAIGGTNSVRGYEEGAVSSGRSYVIGSGEISFPMLGPVEGVIFADYGTDLGSGPTVPGDPAGARLKPGSGYGYGFGIRVDSALGPLRLEYAFNDKNLKRFHFGVGHRN
- the LOC133682036 gene encoding outer envelope protein 80, chloroplastic-like isoform X2, with protein sequence MSKNDDVSFTSSSLRTPPFLHHQTKPSLPLFSQLAKTKLTFASFLDSLLTRPSTRTPNSPPICSASLSLSHSSCSDPKPLPILGSASLSQSQLGESNQLDSVVSAQQKSGGASGVHGSVRNDEERVLISEVLVKNKDGDELERKDLEGEALAALKACRANSALTVREVQEDVHRIISSGYFSSCMPIAVDTRDGIQLVFQVEPNQEFHGLVCEGASVLPTKFIQDAFRGGYGKVVNIKHLDEVINSINGWYMERGLFGMVSNAEILSGGIIRLQVAEAEVNDISICFLDRKTGEPTKGKTKPETILRQLTTKKGQVYSMLQGKRDVDTVLTMGIMEDVSFIPQPAGDTGKVDLIMNVVERPNGGFSAGGGISSGITSGPLSGLIGSFAYSHRNVFGRNRKLNISLERGQIDSIFRVNYTDPWIEGDDKRTSRTIMVQNSRTPGNLVHSNQPGNSSLTIGRVTAGLEFSRPLRPKWSGTGGLIFQHAGVRDENGNPIIKDHYSSPLTASGKTHDDMLLAKFESVYTGSGDHGSSMHFCRCSLCLTWNKDYLFGPSGCFSTESMLVLERVHKLVLLCVF
- the LOC133682036 gene encoding outer envelope protein 80, chloroplastic-like isoform X3, coding for MERGLFGMVSNAEILSGGIIRLQVAEAEVNDISICFLDRKTGEPTKGKTKPETILRQLTTKKGQVYSMLQGKRDVDTVLTMGIMEDVSFIPQPAGDTGKVDLIMNVVERPNGGFSAGGGISSGITSGPLSGLIGSFAYSHRNVFGRNRKLNISLERGQIDSIFRVNYTDPWIEGDDKRTSRTIMVQNSRTPGNLVHSNQPGNSSLTIGRVTAGLEFSRPLRPKWSGTGGLIFQHAGVRDENGNPIIKDHYSSPLTASGKTHDDMLLAKFESVYTGSGDHGSSMFVFNMEQGLPLWPEWLFFNRVNARARKGAQIGPALCLLSLSGGHVVGTFSPHEAFAIGGTNSVRGYEEGAVSSGRSYVIGSGEISFPMLGPVEGVIFADYGTDLGSGPTVPGDPAGARLKPGSGYGYGFGIRVDSALGPLRLEYAFNDKNLKRFHFGVGHRN